The Alosa alosa isolate M-15738 ecotype Scorff River chromosome 9, AALO_Geno_1.1, whole genome shotgun sequence genome includes a region encoding these proteins:
- the lrrc39 gene encoding leucine-rich repeat-containing protein 39 — MTGVAVCFGAVNSIKALWETRIKKSKDDQQKQRELRDRAAVGRLTGPWEDRIALNKLRERIVTEDGRVILRIQKEEWKTLPAALVQLSEVHEWQLHRTGLQQIPRFISSFQQLIVLDLSRNAITHIPKEIGKLTRLRELVVSYNRVSSVPEELGNCESLEKLELAMNRDLDELPEQLSNLKKLHHLDLSMNQFTEIPECVVNLPALEWLDMGGNQLTRLPDDIHRMEKVHTLWLQRNELEHLPGNISRMHNLDTLVLTGNRLKDIPSLMEDMNNLRFVNFRDNPLTWDVTLPEAAADGPEDDDDREMFGREFMQLYIRESRKRAVSGPAVPSVVPSVMPALATAVPSLCPPARLMPHVAQLDMRWKAPNSAAARPRWRKNSWPT; from the exons ATGACGGGGGTGGCAGTGTGCTTCGGGGCGGTCAACTCCATCAAGGCGCTCTGGGAGACCAGGATCAAGAAGAGCAAAGATGACCAGCAGAAGCAACGAGAGCTCCGGGACCGGGCAGCCGTGGGacg GCTGACAGGGCCATGGGAGGACCGCATTGCTCTGAACAAGCTCCGAGAGCGAATCGTGACGGAGGATGGACGAGTCATCCTGCGCATACAAAAGGAGGAGTGGAAG ACCCTTCCTGCTGCGCTGGTCCAGCTGTCAGAGGTGCACGAGTGGCAGCTTCACCGCACCGGCCTGCAGCAGATCCCGCGCTTCATCAGCAGCTTCCAGCAGCTCATCGTCCTCGACCTCTCCCGCAACGCCATCACCCACATCCCCAAAGAGATCG GTAAGCTAACGAGGCTGCGGGAGCTTGTGGTCAGCTATAACCGCGTGAGCAGCGTCCCAGAGGAGCTGGGCAACTGTGAGAGTCTGGAGAAACTGGAGCTGGCCATGAACCGGGACCTGGACGAGCTTCCagaacag CTGAGCAACCTGAAGAAGCTGCATCACCTGGACCTGTCCATGAACCAGTTCACCGAGATCCCCGAGTGTGTGGTCAACCTGCCCGCTCTCGAGTGGCTGGACATGGGAGGCAACCAGCTGACGAGACTCCCTGACGacatacacag GATGGAGAAGGTCCATACCCTGTGGCTCCAGCGGAACGAGCTGGAGCATCTCCCTGGCAACATCAGCCGCATGCACAACCTGGACACTCTGGTGCTGACAGGCAACCGCCTCAAGGACATCCCCAGCCTGATGGAGGACATGAACAACCTCAG GTTTGTGAATTTCCGTGACAACCCTCTGACGTGGGACGTGACGCTGCCGGAGGCGGCGGCCGATGGTCCGGAGGACGACGACGACAGGGAGATGTTCGGACGAGAGTTCATGCAGCTGTACATCAGGGAGTCGCGCAAGAGAG cTGTGTCGGGGCCCGCGGTGCCCTCCGTGGTGCCCTCTGTGATGCCCGCGCTGGCCACTGCTGTGCCCTCTCTGTGCCCACCGGCTCGGCTCATGCCACACGTGGCCCAGCTGGACATGCGCTGGAAGGCCCCGAACTCGGCCGCCGCGAGGCCGCGCTGGCGGAAGAACTCTTGGCCCACATAG
- the LOC125300965 gene encoding dynein light chain Tctex-type 5-A, whose product MQEEKQSARQQQSQNDAPRKGKGIFDAPRNGKGILDAGHRAHGCLKFSKSKDALQRQSSTSTVVQETRRRSWLARKESGVHERCPVPKTLSSGNFPNCGNNNLEASGLFQAYQPFPEQRFSTEDAKLVMKSIVEARLAGAEYSSSCSETARDLADSVRDAAKTQLCDRYKLICFVAIGQVKDCEVTCSSRGIWSPTADTFVEYTFKNDSLFALCILYAVYQE is encoded by the coding sequence ATGCAGGAAGAGAAGCAAAGCGCGAGGCAACAACAGTCTCAAAACGATGCGCCACGGAAAGGTAAGGGTATTTTCGACGCTCCAAGGAACGGTAAGGGTATTTTAGATGCGGGACATCGAGCCCATGGGTGCTTGAAATTCAGCAAAAGCAAAGATGCCTTGCAGCGTCAAAGCAGCACTTCGACCGTGGTCCAAGAAACGCGCAGACGGAGCTGGTTAGCCAGAAAAGAGAGTGGAGTTCACGAGCGCTGCCCGGTCCCCAAAACGCTGTCTTCGGGGAACTTTCCCAactgtggcaacaacaatctgGAAGCGTCGGGGCTCTTTCAAGCGTACCAGCCATTCCCCGAACAGCGATTCTCAACAGAGGATGCAAAGTTAGTCATGAAATCAATCGTGGAGGCAAGGCTCGCCGGTGCAGAATACAGCTCATCTTGCTCTGAGACCGCCAGAGATTTGGCAGACAGCGTGAGAGATGCGGCGAAAACCCAGCTGTGTGATCGGTACAAGCTCATCTGTTTCGTCGCCATCGGACAGGTGAAGGACTGCGAGGTGACTTGCTCCAGCAGGGGCATATGGAGTCCCACAGCGGACACATTTGTGGAGTATACTTTCAAGAACGACTCCCTGTTTGCGCTTTGCATTCTGTACGCAGTTTATCAAGAATAA
- the trmt13 gene encoding tRNA:m(4)X modification enzyme TRM13 homolog: protein MESAVVADGVSAPLPGRCAYFVEKKKRYCKMVVGSGKAYCGEHANVDQESARKRIPCPLDPKHTVYEDILAKHLKKCNSKEKPKPVYYVKDINAGPVTVPVPVSDEVSLADRSQKEMEHLIQKLKNAVKGLSVKHKESILSHPVLKEPLNDPKNGDFACKHLKQQASILGNMEALSLLGSHRFVVEFGAGKGKLSHWIHTALGTAEDVHFLLVERSTTRFKVDGKNRSTESTFERLQVDIQHLDLSKVSLLQEKHLPVVGVGKHLCGAATGK, encoded by the exons ATGGAGTCTGCTGTGGTGGCAGATGGCGTGTCTGCCCCTCTCCCAGGCAGATGTGCCTATTTCgtggagaagaagaaaagataCTGTAAAATGGTTGTTGGAAGTGGCAAAGCATATTGTGGCGAGCATGCCAATGTC GATCAAGAAAGCGCCAGGAAGAGAATACCATGCCCACTAGACCCCAAACA CACAGTCTATGAAGACATTCTGGCAAAGCACTTGAAAAAGTGCAACTCAAAGGAGAAACCCAAACCT GTTTATTATGTGAAAGACATTAACGCTGGGCCAGTTACAGTCCCAGTCCCTGTGTCAGATGAG GTATCACTGGCTGACCGCTCTCAAAAGGAGATGGAGCATCTAATTCAGAAGCTTAAAAATGCTGTGAAAG GACTCAGTGTGAAACACAAGGAGAGCATACTGTCCCACCCTGTTCTCAAAGAACCTTTGAATGACCCCAAAAATGGAGACTTTGCCTGCAAACACCTGAAGCAACAG GCTTCTATTCTGGGGAACATGGAGGCTCTGAGCCTGCTTGGTTCACACAGGTTTGTGGTGGAGTTTGGTGCGGGGAAGGGGAAGCTGTCCCACTGGATCCACACGGCCCTGGGAACAGCAGAGGACGTCCACTTCCTGCTGGTGGAGAGATCCACGACGCGCTTCAAA GTAGATGGCAAGAACAGAAGTACCGAATCCACATTTGAAAGGCTGCAGGTGGATATTCAGCACCTTGACTTGA gtaaagTGTCCCTCCTCCAGGAAAAACACCTGCctgtggtgggggtgggcaaACACCTGTGTGGCGCTGCGACAGGTAAATAA
- the dbt gene encoding lipoamide acyltransferase component of branched-chain alpha-keto acid dehydrogenase complex, mitochondrial, with protein MAAVITLRGSFTLVRRLASAHQFKRYCSRIRPTRLERPPHAYSITIPTQHRYFRSSCAAAGPVLQFKLSDIGEGIREVTVKEWYVKEGDKVSQFDSICEVQSDKASVTITSRYDGIIRKIYYDIDATALVGMPLVDIETEGGPDVAHEEDVLETPAMSHEEHTHQEIRGHKTHATPAVRRLAMENNIKLSEVVGTGRDGRILKEDILNYLAKQTGAILPPSPFHEIQPPPPGATAAAPKPKEKAPPQPVPPPAMPRPVFTGKDRTEPLKGFHKAMVKTMTAALKIPHFGYCDEVDLTQLVRLRAELKGVAEARGVKLSFMPFFIKAASLGLLHYPILNASLDEACQNITYKASHNVGVAMDTLQGLLVPNVKNVQMLSVFEIATELNRLQNLGTAGQLGAADLTGGTFTLSNIGSIGGTYAKPVILPPEVAIGALGKAQVLPRFNAKDEVVKAHIMNVSWSADHRIIDGATMCRFSNLWKSYLENPAAMVLDLK; from the exons ATGGCTGCGGTTATCACACTGAGAGGTTCATTCACTCTTGTGAGGCGTTTG GCGTCTGCGCACCAGTTCAAACGGTACTGCTCACGGATTCGGCCGACCCGTCTCGAGCGACCGCCGCATGCCTACTCCATCACAATCCCGACGCAGCACCGATACTTTCGATCCAGTTGTG CGGCGGCTGGACCGGTCTTGCAGTTTAAACTGTCAGACATCGGGGAGGGCATTCGGGAAGTAACCGTAAAGGAATG GTATGTGAAGGAGGGAGACAAGGTGTCTCAGTTCGACAGCATATGTGAGGTCCAGAGTGACAAAGCTTCAGTCACAATCACCAGTCGATACGATGGTATCATACGCAAGATCTACTACGACATCGATGCCACAGCGCTCGTGGGAATGCCGCTGGTTGACATAGAAACCGAGGGTGGACCAG aTGTAGCTCACGAGGAGGACGTTTTAGAGACTCCTGCCATGTCGCacgaggaacacacacaccaggaaatCAGAGGCCACAAGACGCACGCCACACCTGCAGTGAGACGCCTGGCCATGGAGAACAAT ATTAAGCTCAGTGAGGTGGTAGGCACGGGGAGGGACGGCCGCATCCTGAAGGAGGACATCCTCAACTACCTCGCCAAGCAGACGGGCGCCATCCTTCCCCCCTCGCCATTCCACGAGATCCAGCCACCGCCCCCTGGCGCCACCGCTGCTGCCCCCAAACCCAAAGAGAAGGCGCCCCCCCAGCCCGTGCCTCCCCCCGCCATGCCCAGACCCGTCTTCACCGGGAAGGACCGCACAGAACCACTCAAAG gatTTCACAAGGCCATGGTGAAGACGATGACTGCTGCGCTAAAGATACCCCACTTCGGTTACTGTGACGAGGTCGACTTGACACAGCTAGTGCGACTGAGGGCGGAGCTTAAGGGAGTCGCTGAAGCCCGTGGCGTCAAACTCAGCTTCATGCCCTTCTTCATCAAG gcAGCATCTCTGGGCCTCCTTCACTATCCCATCCTCAACGCGTCTCTGGACGAAGCCTGCCAGAATATCACATACAAG GCATCCCATAATGTGGGTGTAGCCATGGACACGCTTCAGGGGCTCCTGGTGCCCAACGTCAAGAACGTGCAGatgctgagtgtgtttgagattgCCACCGAACTCAACCGCCTGCAGAACCTGGGAACCGCGGGACAGCTGGGTGCCGCTGACCTCACCGGCGGAACCTTCACGCTCTCCAACATCGGCTCC atcGGAGGCACCTATGCAAAACCAGTCATCCTGCCACCAGAGGTGGCTATTGGAGCTCTGGGGAAAGCTCAG GTGCTGCCCCGGTTTAACGCTAAGGACGAGGTGGTAAAGGCCCACATCATGAACGTCAGCTGGTCAGCGGACCACCGCATCATCGACGGGGCCACCATGTGCCGCTTCTCCAACCTGTGGAAGTCCTACCTGGAGAACCCGGCTGCCATGGTTCTGGACCTTAAATAA
- the rtca gene encoding RNA 3'-terminal phosphate cyclase, producing the protein MAATTFEMDGSVMEGGGQILRLSAALSCIHGTSIKINKIRAGRSTPGLRPQHLMGLELVRDMCTGSLEGAVIGSTEVSLSPGTIKGGSHIADTQTAGSVTLLMQVSMPCALFAQGPSELCLKGGTNAEMAPQIDYTLRVFKPIVERFGVNMDCDLRMRGYYPKGGGEVVLKVNPVKELIPINMMERGHITKIYGRAFTAGVLPSKLAKDMSTAAVRTIRKEIKDLYINIQSLQEKEKACGNGNGIIIIAESSTGCIFAGSALGKKGVYADKVGIEAAEMLLRNVRHNGCVDEFLQDQLIIYMALAKGTSRIRTGPITLHTQTAIHVAEQLTKATFAVRKAEDENANNDTYIIECQGAGVENPNL; encoded by the exons aTGGCCGCAACAACGTTCGAAATGGACGGAAGTGTGATGGAGGGG GGAGGCCAAATTTTGAGATTGTCTGCTGCTCTTAGCTGCATTCACGGCACGTcaatcaaaataaacaaaattcgAGCTGGCAGAAGCACGCCAGGTTTAAG GCCTCAGCACCTGATGGGTCTGGAGCTAGTCAGGGACATGTGCACTGGCAGTTTGGAGGGCGCTGTGATCGGATCCACAGAAGTCAGTCTCTCTCCCGGCACAATCAAGGGGGGCAGCCACATCGCAGACACCCAGACCGCGGG GAGTGTGACACTGCTGATGCAGGTGTCGATGCCGTGTGCCCTCTTTGCCCAGGGTCCCTCTGAGCTCTGCCTGAAGGGCGGCACCAACGCCGAGATGGCGCCCCAGATCGACTACACCCTCAGG GTGTTTAAGCCCATCGTGGAGAGGTTTGGTGTCAACATGGACTGTGACCTGCGGATGAG gggttaCTATCCTAAGGGTGGGGGAGAGGTGGTGTTGAAGGTGAACCCGGTCAAAGAGCTTATCCCCATCAACATGATGGAGCGCGGACACATCACCAAAATCTACGGACGAGCCTTCACAGCCGGAGTCCTGCCCTCCAAG TTGGCTAAGGACATGTCTACGGCGGCGGTGCGCACCATCAGGAAGGAGATCAAGGACCTGTACATCAACATCCAGTCCCtgcaggagaaggagaaggccTGCGGCAACGGCAACGGCATCAT CATCATCGCTGAATCCTCCACCGGCTGCATATTTGCTGGCTCGGCTCTAGGGAAGAaag gtGTGTATGCAGATAAGGTGGGCATTGAAGCTGCTGAGATGCTTCTCAGAAATGTCAGACACAACGGCTGTGTTGACGAGTTCCTACAGGAtcag CTCATCATCTACATGGCCCTGGCTAAGGGGACGTCTCGCATTCGCACCGGGCCCATCACCCTTCACACACAGACCGCCATCCACGTCGCCGAGCAGCTCACCAAG GCCACGTTTGCGGTCCGCAAGGCAGAGGATGAGAACGCCAACAACGACACCTATATCATCGAGTGCCAGGGAGCAGGCGTGGAGAATCCCAATctttga